The genome window AGAGTCGCTCTCCGCGTGGCGAACGCGAATTTGGTCGCGGCAGGACCCAGGTCAGAGGGAGACGCGATGCGGCCGGGAACAAGCGCACCTCGCATGAGGCGGGCATGATCCGACTGAAGATGAACAAGGGCAGGGAGCATGGGGTCCGTCCGAATGATATTGTCGGCACGATTGCGCATCATGCCGATATCCCCGGCAGTTCGATCGGCAAGATCCGCATCGAGGATCGTTTTACCTATGTGGATGTGCCGCAGGACCTCGTGGAAAAAGTCTTGAAGCACAACGGCAACTATCGCATCGGCAGGGATAAATTCAGCCTGGCGAAATCGTAACATCCATTGACACATTTTCGCGCACATGATAAAGTTGCGCCTTAAGGATACCAGTACGTTCGCTTTGGAAGTATGTCGATCGGCTCATGGGTTCAAATCCATGGGCCGTTTTGTTTTATCTGTTCTGGCGAAAGGACCGGTTCCTCCATATTTCTTTTTTGCCGAAGGAGGCAAACGATGTCAGAACGTATTTCAGGTACAGTCAAGTGGTTCAACGGAAGCAAGGGCTACGGCTTTCTCGAACGTGAAGGCGGCGCGGATGTTTTCGTGCATTTCTCCGCGATCCAGGGTGATGGCTTCAAGAATCTCGAAGAGGGGCAGAAGGTCGAGTTTATCGTTGAGCAGGGACCGAAGGGTCCGCAAGCCAGCGAAGTCGTTGTCGTCAGCTGATTGATGCATAACTGTACAAAAAATCCCGGGAGTACCCCCGGGATTTTTTATTTGGTATGGTTCATGCGGCAAATATCCGGGCACCGCGCGCATCATATCGGGTGATTTGACGACATCCACATCGTTCCATAGAATCGTCCCTTTGGCTGGCTTGGTGATGACCGCCAGCATCCGCATGAATGTGGATTTGCCCGCGCCGTTCGGTCCGCATAAGCCTAAAATGCCAGGCTGAACTTCAGGGGAGAAATCTTTCAGCCCCCAGAAATCGCGTTTGTATTGTTCGCCGAGATTGGTGATAGTGAGCTGCATAAGACTTCTTTACTGTGAAATACAAAATATCGGATGTATCCATGCGCTGATCTGTATTTTGACTGTGGTACATTAATGCCGCAGGCCGGGCGGCAGGATTCCCCATATTATTCATCCATATAAATCAAATACTCGACACCATTCTTTCCGTTGTTTTTCACCGAATACATTAGCGTATCGGCGATGCCCAGGATCTGGTCTACCGAGATGTTGGGAGAGGTCAGGGTCAATACCCCAATGCTGAAGGTGACAGACCATTTGCGGTCCAGCATTTTCCCCGATAATTTTTCAACCATGTTCGAAATGGCGGTGCGGGCGGATGTTGCATCCGTCTCGGGGAGAAGGATGGCAAACTCATCGCCTCCCATGCGGGCAATGATGTCGGTCTTCCGCAGATTTTTCTTGATGTGTTCCGCAATCGCGCGCAGGACGGTATTGCCGAACGAGTGGCCGTATGTATCGTTGATGGTTTTGAAATTATCGATGTCAATGAATGCGATGGTGAAGGGATGCTTATAACGAATGGAACGGTCAAGCTCCCTTTGCATGAGCTCATTGAAGAGGCGGTTGTTGACCGTGCCGGTCAGGAAATCCGTGCGCGCCTGGCTCCTCTCCTGTTCGAGCGTTCTCAGGAGCAGCACGGGGAATAAAAAGAAACCCAGGCGGATGATGGTGTTCCAGAAATAGGTGAATATGTTCGAGTATCTTGCGCCGGAGAGGATGTCGACCGCAAGCCATATCCCTGCGCTGATACATGCAACCAGGATGCCCGAGTTGCCCTTGATCGCCCACGAGAAAATGGTAATGGGTATTAAATAGAAAAGCGAAAAGGAAAGTTCCGCGCCCGTTACATAATCGAGTGCCGAGACGATAAACAGAAGGATAACCCCCGTTGTGGTCCAGAAGATTCTGCCTGCAGATTCCAAAACTGCAATCAATCGCGCCAACATTTTGGAAGTATACCCTGCTATGGATGGGGGTGAATAAAAAGGACGGATACCTTTCGAGGTATCCGTCCTTTTTATGGTTGATGTTCCTACCCGTGCCTGCTCATGAACCTTTCCATTCGCAGGAGGGCTTCCTCGATCTTTTCATATGCGGTTGCGTAACATGCCCGTACAAAGCCGTCCCCGCCGGGGCCAAAGGCATTGCCAGGCACCACGGCAACCCCCTCTTCATGCAGGAGAGTCTCCGCAAAGGTCTCGTCGTCCATGCCGGATGCCCGGATGTTGGGAAATGCATAAAAAGCGCCGCGCGGCTCGAACGTCGAAAGACCGAGGCGGTTAAGTCCAGCCACCAACAGCCTGCGGCGGCGGTCATATTCTGTCACCATTTCCTGCACGTAGGGTTCGCCGGTCTTCAAGGCTTCGATGGCGGCGTCCTGTGCGGTGGTGGGCGCGGACATGATGGTGTATTGATGGATGCGCACCATGCCCGAAATGATGTCGCTTGGTCCGCAGGCGTAACCGATGCGCCAGCCTGTCATGGCATAATCTTTTGAAAAGCCGCCCAGCAACACTGTGCGCCGCCGCAGGCCTTCATCCAATGCGGGGAAGCAGACATGTTCAAAGTCATAGACGAGGCGGTCGTAGATTTCATCCGAGACGACGAGCAGGTCGTGCTGCTCCGCGATTCTGCCGATCTCCAGCATCACTTCGCGGGGAGCAACAGCGCCTGTTGGGTTGGATGGGTACCCAATAAAGATAACTTTTGTGCGCGGCGTGATGGCTTTGCGGATGTCGTCGGGGTCAATGGTGAAATTGTTCTCAAGCCGCGCAGGGATTTCCACCGGCAGGCCGCCGGCGAGGATGACCTCGGCTTGATACGAGACAAAACATGGCGTGGGGATGATGACCTCGTCACCGGGATTCAGGATCGCAGTAAACGTGAGGTACAACGCCTCCGAGACGCCGACCGTTGCAACGATCTCGCTCGCAGGGTCATATTTCACGTTGTATAATTTTTGCAGATTATCTGAAATACCCTGCCGCAGTTCGATCCTGCCGTGATTGGATGTGTAATGCGTCTCGCCGTTTTGCAACGAGCGGATGCCTGCATCCAGGATCGGCTTGGGCGTGGTGAAATCCGGTTCGCCGATGCCGAGCGAGATCACATCCTTCATCGTCGCGGCAATATCGAAAAACTTGCGAATGCCGCTGGGTTTCAACCCGGCCACACGTTTTGAAAGTCTTTGCACTTCACTGATTTCCTGCATCGAGCCTCCTTACGCTCAGCCGCCGTCCCCGGCGGCGAGGTTTAAATGGGTCGCACGTGCCAGTCGTCTGAAATTTCCTGGTACGTTAATTCAAACGCCAGACCTTCCACGGTCTTGACGCAAAATCCTTTTTCGGCGGGCCCGCGCCAGCGCGAAAAAATCTCCGCAATTTCATGGCGCTGTCCCTGCCACACAAGCGAAAGCGGGCGCTCCGCGTATTCCGTATCCGAGCGGCATTCAACTGTGTGCATGATTCTATGATGTGACCGAACTTGTGTCGCCGATATTCAATTGCGACACGTGGCCATCGCCTCTTCCCCTGACCCTGGCCTGCCTGCCCACGAGGGAGCGGGTCAAGGTTGCATCTTTTATCTCGCAATCCGCCTCGACGATGGATTCTGAAATTTGAGCATTCTCGATCTTGCAATTCGCACCGATCGAAGTGAACGGTCCAATTTTTGAATTGCTTATTGCGGCGCTTTCATGAATGGCAACAGGCCCAATGATTTCAACATTTGAACCTTTGAATTTTCCTGCTTGCGAACCGATCTTCTCCAAGAGAAACTTGTTCGTGTCTAATGTTGCCTCGATCGTGCCGGTATCCAGCCAGGTGCTGATCTTGTTCGTGCGCACCTTCGCTCCACCTTCGATCATCAGTGTGATGGTGTCGGTGAGAAAGTACTCGCCCTTGAGCATCAACCCGCGTTCCATTTGTTCATCAATTGCGGCAAGAAGTTTTTTCGAGTTTTTGAAGTAGTAACACCCAACCACCACGAGGTTGTTGTCCATGCTTTGCGGCTTTTCAATGAAGCGCTTCACCCAGCCGTCTGTGCCTTCCTCCGCCACGCCGAAGCGGCGCGGATCTTCCACGGGCATCACCCACGCCACACCGTCCGAATCCTCCTTTGAAAGGAAGGAGAAATCCGTTTCCATCAAAGTATCGGAAAAACACACGATCAGCGGTCCATCTAAATATTCACGCGCCAATGACAGGGCATGGGACTGTCCCTTCATCTCATGTTGGACAACATAATGCGCCTTGAGATTCGGGTAGTTCTCTTTAATGAAGGCTGGGATTTGCATCTCGCCGAGATAAGGTCCGACAATGAAAACATACTCCGTGTTTTCAGGGTCAGGCAGGGACTTGAACATGTCAAGCAGATGCTCGAGCGAGGTCTTGCCCGCCACGCTGACCAGCGGTTTGGGCTTGCTCCAGGTGTGCGGCCGCATGCGGGTTCCCCAGCCGGCCATGGGGATGACGATTTTCAGGGTTTCTGCCATGTCATTGATTGTCCGTTTTGAAGTTGAATTGTCTTTTCTGTATTATACCGTCTGCAAATTCTCCGCCAACAACAGCTTTGAAAATTGCTACCATTCCCCAAATTTTGACTGCAATGTTCCTGTCCTGTATTTTTCCAACAGACTGTGGTGGGAGGTGTAGGTGTTTTCAGGGAGTTCACGTAATGGAAAAATCCGTACTTCTGCAATCTCACCATCGGATTTTCCCGTTATCTTGAAATCCTTGCATAAAAAAACAACCGTGTGATCGGTCTTCCATTGGATGAAGTTCGTGAAGACTCCCAGCAATGCGACACCGTTCAATTCTGCACCTGTCTCTTCGCGGGCTTCGCGGCGTGCGGCTTGCTCAAGGGTTTCGTTTCGATTCAATCCGCCGCCGGGCAGGAACCAGCCCGGCAAGTATGTGTGGCGGACAAGCCAGACCGCGTCATTTTCCACCAGCATCACCCGCACTCCCATGCGGACGGGACGAAAAAGGAAACAATAGATTTTGAAGCCAAGGTAGAGCAGGCGGTAATACATTTATGTATGCCCCAGCACCGGGTGGGGCTGATAGAGCTCTTCCAGTCGTTTGATTTCTTCTTCCGTGAGTTTGATGTCA of Anaerolineales bacterium contains these proteins:
- a CDS encoding sugar phosphate nucleotidyltransferase, with amino-acid sequence MAETLKIVIPMAGWGTRMRPHTWSKPKPLVSVAGKTSLEHLLDMFKSLPDPENTEYVFIVGPYLGEMQIPAFIKENYPNLKAHYVVQHEMKGQSHALSLAREYLDGPLIVCFSDTLMETDFSFLSKEDSDGVAWVMPVEDPRRFGVAEEGTDGWVKRFIEKPQSMDNNLVVVGCYYFKNSKKLLAAIDEQMERGLMLKGEYFLTDTITLMIEGGAKVRTNKISTWLDTGTIEATLDTNKFLLEKIGSQAGKFKGSNVEIIGPVAIHESAAISNSKIGPFTSIGANCKIENAQISESIVEADCEIKDATLTRSLVGRQARVRGRGDGHVSQLNIGDTSSVTS
- a CDS encoding NUDIX domain-containing protein, with amino-acid sequence MYYRLLYLGFKIYCFLFRPVRMGVRVMLVENDAVWLVRHTYLPGWFLPGGGLNRNETLEQAARREAREETGAELNGVALLGVFTNFIQWKTDHTVVFLCKDFKITGKSDGEIAEVRIFPLRELPENTYTSHHSLLEKYRTGTLQSKFGEW
- a CDS encoding GGDEF domain-containing protein, coding for MLARLIAVLESAGRIFWTTTGVILLFIVSALDYVTGAELSFSLFYLIPITIFSWAIKGNSGILVACISAGIWLAVDILSGARYSNIFTYFWNTIIRLGFFLFPVLLLRTLEQERSQARTDFLTGTVNNRLFNELMQRELDRSIRYKHPFTIAFIDIDNFKTINDTYGHSFGNTVLRAIAEHIKKNLRKTDIIARMGGDEFAILLPETDATSARTAISNMVEKLSGKMLDRKWSVTFSIGVLTLTSPNISVDQILGIADTLMYSVKNNGKNGVEYLIYMDE
- a CDS encoding cold-shock protein, which encodes MSERISGTVKWFNGSKGYGFLEREGGADVFVHFSAIQGDGFKNLEEGQKVEFIVEQGPKGPQASEVVVVS
- a CDS encoding aminotransferase class I/II-fold pyridoxal phosphate-dependent enzyme codes for the protein MQEISEVQRLSKRVAGLKPSGIRKFFDIAATMKDVISLGIGEPDFTTPKPILDAGIRSLQNGETHYTSNHGRIELRQGISDNLQKLYNVKYDPASEIVATVGVSEALYLTFTAILNPGDEVIIPTPCFVSYQAEVILAGGLPVEIPARLENNFTIDPDDIRKAITPRTKVIFIGYPSNPTGAVAPREVMLEIGRIAEQHDLLVVSDEIYDRLVYDFEHVCFPALDEGLRRRTVLLGGFSKDYAMTGWRIGYACGPSDIISGMVRIHQYTIMSAPTTAQDAAIEALKTGEPYVQEMVTEYDRRRRLLVAGLNRLGLSTFEPRGAFYAFPNIRASGMDDETFAETLLHEEGVAVVPGNAFGPGGDGFVRACYATAYEKIEEALLRMERFMSRHG